The following are encoded in a window of Sebastes umbrosus isolate fSebUmb1 chromosome 7, fSebUmb1.pri, whole genome shotgun sequence genomic DNA:
- the LOC119491706 gene encoding solute carrier family 25 member 36-A-like — protein MSQRDTLVHLFAGGCGGTVGAILTCPLEVVKTRLQSSSITLYVSEVQLSTVNGASVARMSPPGPLHCLKLILEKEGPRSLFRGLGPNLVGVAPSRAIYFAAYSYAKEKLNGVLEPDSTQVHMVSAGMAGFTAITATNPIWLIKTRLQLDARNRGERRMNAFECVRRVYQTDGLRGFYRGMSASYAGISETVIHFVIYENIKRRLMEAKAPQNMDEEEETSKNASDFIGMMLAAATSKTCATTIAYPHEVIRTRLREEGTKYKSFFQTLTTVPKEEGYRALYRGLTTHLVRQIPNTAIMMCTYELVVYLLNR, from the exons ATGAGTCAAAGAGACACCTTGGTTCATCTGTTTGCTGGAGG aTGTGGGGGCACGGTCGGAGCCATATTGACTTGTCCACTGGAAGTCGTGAAGACCCGTCTGCAGTCGTCCTCCATCACCCTCTATGTGTCTGAGGTTCAGCTCAGTACGGTCAACGGGGCCAGTGTGGCCCGCATGTCCCCGCCGGGCCCGCTGCACTGCCTCAA GTTGATATTAGAGAAAGAAGGACCTCGCTCTCTCTTCAGGGGTTTGGGGCCAAACTTGGTGGGAGTGGCACCTTCCAG AGCAATCTACTTTGCCGCCTACTCCTACGCCAAAGAGAAACTGAACGGTGTGTTGGAACCCGACTCCACACAGGTACACATGGTGTCGGCTGGAATGGCAG GTTTTACAGCCATCACAGCAACCAATCCAATATGGCTCATAAAGACCCGTCTGCAGCTGGATGCGAG GAATCGAGGCGAGCGAAGGATGAATGCGTTTGAGTGCGTGCGGCGGGTGTATCAGACGGACGGCCTGCGAGGCTTCTACAGGGGCATGTCGGCATCCTACGCCGGCATCTCAGAGACTGTGATCCACTTTGTGATCTATGAAAACATCAAACGGCGCCTCATGGAGGCCAAAGCACCGCAGAACatggacgaggaagaggagacgtCCAAAAATGCTTCAGACTTTATTGGGATGATGCTCGCTGCTGCAACCTCCAAGACCTGTGCCACCACTATCGCTTATCCTCATG AAGTGATCCGCACCAGGCTACGCGAGGAGGGCACCAAGTATAAGTCCTTCTTCCAGACTCTAACAACAGTGCCCAAAGAGGAGGGCTACCGCGCCCTCTACCGCGGCCTCACCACCCACCTGGTACGACAGATCCCCAACACCGCCATCATGATGTGCACCTACGAGCTGGTGGTCTACCTCCTGAACCGTTAA